A genomic stretch from Kwoniella europaea PYCC6329 chromosome 2, complete sequence includes:
- a CDS encoding glyceraldehyde-3-phosphate dehydrogenase, type I, whose protein sequence is MTHIDEDARYKKAGTVKERSEQSTLPRVGINGFGRIGRALFRLLLERDDLLLVAVNHTAHSLEHLMTAIMHDSTHGKFKLGAELSICPPDHPGLLRPTPNNPNPSALAFRGRLIHLFSERDTTRLDWSLAEAEYIMESTGKYTTKEKAELHIKYGKAKKVLISAPSKDTLNCVYGVNHHVYEGVEDILSNASCTTNCLAPVALVLQRAFGVETGMMTTIHASTSSQKVLDGFSTKDIRQGRSAMGNIIPATTGAAQAVVKVLPELAGKFHGISVRVPVTNVSLVDLTVTLSTPVSSKEELIRPFREAAARKPIQSSTPHPDGPALAGVLGVSDEKLVSSDYLSSTQSSIVDVDATVMLNERTAKIVAWYDNEWGFSSRMCDLVAYIAKRNE, encoded by the exons ATGACCCATATCGATGAGGACGCGAGGTATAAGAAGGCAGGGACTGTGAAAGAGCGGAG TGAACAGTCTACGCTCCCAAGAGTTGGTATCAATGGATTCGGTCGTATTG GTCGAGCACTCTTCCGGCTCCTCCTTGAACGTGATGACCTGCTTCTCGTCGCTGTCAACCACACCGCCCACTCGTTAGAACATCTCATGACGGCTATAATGCATGATTCCACCCATGGCAAGTTCAAGCTCGGTGCTGAGTTATCCATTTGCCCACCCGATCATCCCGGGTTGCTGCGACCCACTCCCAACAACCCTAATCCCTCGGCACTAGCCTTCCGAGGAAGGctcatccatcttttctCGGAGCGAGACACAACGAGACTAGACTGGTCTTTAGCCGAAGCTGAGTATATCATGGAATCTACTGGTAAATACACCACCAAGGAGAAAGCGGAGTTGCACATCAAGTATGGAAAAGCGAAGAAGGTGTTGATCTCTGCTCCGAGCAAGGACACGCTCAACTGTGTGTATGGAGTGAACCATCACGTATATGAGGGAGTGGAGGACATCTTGAGTAATGCATCTTGCACG ACCAACTGCCTAGCACCAGTAGCACTGGTATTGCAAAGAGCTTTCGGTGTGGAGACAGGAATGATGACGACTATCCATGCGAGTACATCTAGTCAGAAGGTTTTGGACGGTTTCAGTACGAAGGATATCAGGCAAG GACGTTCGGCGATGGGTAATATCATCCCCGCGACTACAGGTGCTGCTCAAGCGGTAGTCAAGGTGTTACCGGAATTAGCAGGGAAATTCCATG GCATCTCCGTCAGAGTACCCGTTACCAACGTCTCTCTTGTCGATCTCACTGTCACCTTATCCACACCCGTCTCATCGAAAGAGGAACTCATCAGACCATTTAGAGAAGCGGCAGCTAGGAAACCGATACAGTCGAGTACACCCCATCCGGACGGTCCAGCTTTGGCAGGCGTGCTTGGCGTATCAGACGAAAAGCTAGTCTCATCGGATTACCTCTCTTCGACGCAGAGTAGTATTGTAGATGTCGACGCCACGGTAATGCTCAATGAAAGAACGGCCAAGATTGTAGCCTGGTATGACAACGAATGGGGGTTCTCGTCTCGAA TGTGCGATCTTGTAGCGTATATTGCCAAACGAAACGAATGA